tataataaaaatttacttataaagactgtaaaataaaaaaaaatggaatatattaaaacaaatattaaCTTAAAATTctactatatttttattttaataaaaaaaggggAAAAATTAGATAAACTGTTTATGTTCAAAAGAAAAGTTCTTTcttaaatacatatttttgttgtttagtttaaaaatgatttaaaaaaaaaaaaaaaaaaaattcctaCAATTTACCaaatcaaaataaataagttaaagcatttcattaattaattatattgtaataattcgttttttttttttttttttttctttgttttaaaataaaatttaaaatgtaaaaatttaaaaaaaaaaaaaaaaataaaataaaataaaaacataaataaacaaatcaaaaacataatataaaataaaagataaagaaatataagaataataaaataaaaaaagaataatttttaattatgttgttatatttttttttttttgaggaAGTTATagaatgaaaaataatacaaataataaattcaGAAAGAGTACAAATGGCAATGAGTTAAGggaaaaaaaatcaaatggAATAttgaatacaaaaaataagaaaaataatatagaacaaaattttagtaaaaaatttaataaaattaacgTAGAATATACAAATGAAAAGattcaagaaaaaaaaatatttaaaaaaaaaagaaatactaATGAAATAggtaaaaaaatttcaaaagaaaaaaaggtaaaaaaCTGTAAATCTATAAAAGAAAAcggtaaaaagaaaaaaatagaattaaaagataaaaaaagtaatttcaAAGAGAAGAGAAAAGAAACAAACAATgaaaaatgtattaaaaataatgaagatagTTTAAAAAATGCTAATGATAATTgcgataataatataatagataaaaattcTTTGTGGAGTGATTTATACATATCAAGACcatttttaaaagtattatATGAGTTAAAATTTAACAATCCTACTTTTATACAAAAAGATGTTATACCATTGGCATTAGAAGGGAAAAGTATTTTAGCTAATTCAGAAACGGGATCAGGAAAAACTTTGGCCTTTGTATTACCGATATTAGAAAGATTATTACATAGTCCTAATATAATaatgagaaaaaataatCCAAAAAGCTTATCTATAACAAAAAGTTTAATACTTCTACCAACAAGAGAACTTGCTTTACAGTGCTATGATGTTATCAGATCATTAACAAAATACGTTTTAATTACATATTCTCTATTTTGTGGAGGAATCGATATAAAACAGCAagaatatgaatataaaaaaaaaaaagatatatttatatgtactCCTGGTAGAATTTTAGATTTATTACTAAATTCTTCAAgtgattttattaattttttagaaattgTTGTTTTTGATGAAGCTGATAAATTACTTGAATTAGGATTTAAAGAAGAATgcttaaaaatattagacgtatgtaaatttaaaaagcaaattttatttttttcggCGACTTTAAcaaatgatataaaagaattagTAAACTTTTCTCTAAAAAACcctatttttattcaaagtGGTCAAAATTTTGAAATGGATAAGAAATTTACTAAAAgtgataaaattttaaaaacttttaaaatatctgaaaatttaaaacaaGAATTCGTAAATATAGTACAAGAAAAATACAGAAAAGCTGCCTTATTATATTTGTGTAataacatttataaaaatcatgctataattttttttaaaacaaaaagagAAACTCATTTAATGTATACAATATTCAAAATGCTTAATTTTAAATGTGCAGAATTACATGGATCACTaactcaaaaaaaaagaatagaatctattttaaaatttaagaaaaaagaagTTAATTTCTTATTAACTACTGAATTAGCATCAAGAGGATTAGACATTGATCATGTTCTTTatgttattaattataatataccTTCTAATGTTATTAAATATGTTCACAGAATAGGTAGAACAGCGAGAATTGGAAAGGAGGGAACTGCTAGTACTTTATACTTacttaa
The sequence above is drawn from the Plasmodium relictum strain SGS1 genome assembly, chromosome: 14 genome and encodes:
- a CDS encoding DEAD/DEAH box ATP-dependent RNA helicase, putative, whose translation is MKNNTNNKFRKSTNGNELREKKSNGILNTKNKKNNIEQNFSKKFNKINVEYTNEKIQEKKIFKKKRNTNEIGKKISKEKKVKNCKSIKENGKKKKIELKDKKSNFKEKRKETNNEKCIKNNEDSLKNANDNCDNNIIDKNSLWSDLYISRPFLKVLYELKFNNPTFIQKDVIPLALEGKSILANSETGSGKTLAFVLPILERLLHSPNIIMRKNNPKSLSITKSLILLPTRELALQCYDVIRSLTKYVLITYSLFCGGIDIKQQEYEYKKKKDIFICTPGRILDLLLNSSSDFINFLEIVVFDEADKLLELGFKEECLKILDVCKFKKQILFFSATLTNDIKELVNFSLKNPIFIQSGQNFEMDKKFTKSDKILKTFKISENLKQEFVNIVQEKYRKAALLYLCNNIYKNHAIIFFKTKRETHLMYTIFKMLNFKCAELHGSLTQKKRIESILKFKKKEVNFLLTTELASRGLDIDHVLYVINYNIPSNVIKYVHRIGRTARIGKEGTASTLYLLKEKIHVKKIIKGLKKNKNLKIFKRNIAKDNILHWYNILKKNKEKIKKTLEQEKTEKEIEKSQKSIEKIKNLITYKDEILNRPPRTWFLTKKEKIDLKKSTKKNNELYDSINGKKKLFLNENNKDSKIKKRAYNLEKNRKIKNNDEEKKKLKSYQTIIKDLKLNILHNKSKSSKHILKDNKNEVFKKNYLSIRKNSKRVKKMEKNNKNFSKYSKKKN